From the genome of Amylibacter sp. IMCC11727:
CAATAGAAGAGCCCATCGCGCCTGACATGGAAATTGTCGATCCGCATCATCATTTATGGAACCGTGATGGCACAGCGTACGAAGTGAACGGGCTATGGTCTGACACGGGGGCAGGCCATAAAGTTGTGCAAACCGTGTTCATCGAATGCGGATCGTTTTATTACAAAGACGTGGAAGAGGGTTTCGCACCTGTTGGCGAAACCGCCTATGTTGCGGGGCAGGCGGCACTGGCGGCGCGAAGCCCAGAAAAAGCACAGATCGCGGGTATTGTGGCCCATGCAGATTTGCGGCGTGAAAACCTATCCGAGGTCTTGGATGCTCATGCGGCCGTGGGCGGTGCGCTGTTCAAAGGTATTCGCCACGCGCTGGCCTGGGATGATGATCCTTCGGCGTTTAAAATTCAATCCCGTGGGGTTGGCGGCCTTGCACACGATCCTGACTTTCGCCGTGGATTGCGCCTGTTGGGGGAACGTGGCCTGACCTATGACACATGGCATTACCACCATCAAAACAAAGACTTCATCGCACTGGCAAAAGCGGTGCCAGAAACAACACTTGTGCTCGATCATTTTGGAACGCCGCTTGGTGTTGGGCAGTTTGAGGGTAAGCGGGACGAGATTTTCGCCGCTTGGAAAGATGATGTGGCAGCGCTTGCAGACTGCCCAAATGTGGTGGCCAAACTGGGGGGAATGGCGATGCCCGACAATGGCTATGGCTGGCATGAATGGGATCGGCCTATCGGGTCGGAAGAATTTGTAGAAGCACAAGCCCCTTGGTATCACCACATGATCGCGTGTTTTGGCGCGGATCGCTGCATGTTCGAAAGCAACTTTCCTGTGGATCGTGCGTCGATCAGCTATGGCGTGCTGTGGAATGGGCTCAAAAAAATTGCGGCGGATTACCCGCCGCAAGATCAAATGATGATGTTTTCAGGCACGTCCCGAAGGGTTTACGGCCTGCCGTCCTAGGGTTTACTCGAACCCACCGTATTTGCGGTTCAATTTGCGCATACCGCCGATCCAACGGTCATAATTCGACGCTTTGATCTGCATGTAATCCAGCACTTCAGGGTGGGGCAGAACAAGGAACGTTTCATCCCGAATGGTCTGAACACAGGCCTCGGCCACGGGTTCGGGTTCCATCATCCCGTCAATGGCCGCCACGTGGTCTTCGTGGCCTTTGGTCATTTCCGTGCGCACCGCTTGGGGGCAGAGAACCGAAACTTTGATCCCGTCATCGCCATGTGTCATGGCGAGCCATTCCGCCAGACCGACAGCCGCATGTTTTGTAACGCCGTAAGGGGCCGAGCCCACTTGATTGAGCAGGCCCGCAGCGGACGAGGTGTTAAGCAGATAGCCTCCACCGCGCTCCTTCATGCGTGGGATCAAGTGACGGGCGGCATACACATGGGACATGACGTTCACATCCCAAATGGTTTGCCATTCGTCATTGGTGCAGTCTACACCGCCTGCCACGGAAATACCGGCGTTGGAACAGAACAGATCAATAGGGCCTTGTTCTGCTTCGGTTTTTTCGATCAAGGCTTTTATCTCATCTTCTTTGCCAACGTTGAGTTGATGTGCAATGCCGCCCATTTCTGCGGCTGTTTCTGCGGCCCCGTCGCCGTTCATATCCGCGCAGACCACGCATTTCGCACCCTCAGCTGCAAAACGAATGGCCATGGCTTTGCCAATACCGCTGGCCGCCCCTGTGACGACGATGATTTTGTCCTTCAGTTCCATATCAGCCTCCTGACCACATGGCTGAGCCACCGCACACTGTATGGGCTTGCCCAGTGATGTAACGGCTGGCGTCAGACCCGAGGAACACGGCAATGCCTTTCAGATCATCGGGCTCACCGAAACGACCAAGCGGAATGCGGG
Proteins encoded in this window:
- a CDS encoding amidohydrolase family protein — protein: MKSWIAEAASRDDWLALTIEEPIAPDMEIVDPHHHLWNRDGTAYEVNGLWSDTGAGHKVVQTVFIECGSFYYKDVEEGFAPVGETAYVAGQAALAARSPEKAQIAGIVAHADLRRENLSEVLDAHAAVGGALFKGIRHALAWDDDPSAFKIQSRGVGGLAHDPDFRRGLRLLGERGLTYDTWHYHHQNKDFIALAKAVPETTLVLDHFGTPLGVGQFEGKRDEIFAAWKDDVAALADCPNVVAKLGGMAMPDNGYGWHEWDRPIGSEEFVEAQAPWYHHMIACFGADRCMFESNFPVDRASISYGVLWNGLKKIAADYPPQDQMMMFSGTSRRVYGLPS
- a CDS encoding SDR family oxidoreductase, yielding MELKDKIIVVTGAASGIGKAMAIRFAAEGAKCVVCADMNGDGAAETAAEMGGIAHQLNVGKEDEIKALIEKTEAEQGPIDLFCSNAGISVAGGVDCTNDEWQTIWDVNVMSHVYAARHLIPRMKERGGGYLLNTSSAAGLLNQVGSAPYGVTKHAAVGLAEWLAMTHGDDGIKVSVLCPQAVRTEMTKGHEDHVAAIDGMMEPEPVAEACVQTIRDETFLVLPHPEVLDYMQIKASNYDRWIGGMRKLNRKYGGFE